One segment of Macrotis lagotis isolate mMagLag1 chromosome 1, bilby.v1.9.chrom.fasta, whole genome shotgun sequence DNA contains the following:
- the LOC141508590 gene encoding heterogeneous nuclear ribonucleoprotein F-like, giving the protein MLDIEGEGFVVKVRGLPWSCSASDVQDFFSECKIQNGVSGIHFIYTREGRPSGEAFVELESEDEVKLALKKDRETMAHRYVEVFKSNHLEMDWALKHTAASSLDTVNNGYVRLRGLPFNCNKEDIVQFFSGLEIMPNGIILPVDFQGKNSGEAFVQFASQEIAENALKKHKERIGHRYIEIFKSSEAEVHTYNPPQKPRARQRPGPYDRPQNGRFYQNLDKGAGFEGMRYGNAYEIEYRGYNDYSNEYYFGRDLSYYLGMSGHSYGDNWSDFQSSAGHFVHMRGLPYKATENDIYEFFSPLKPVGAYIEIGPDGKVTGEANVEFATHEDAVAAMSKDKQYMQHRYIELFLNSAAEEYDVYGPQRMEGMNFSNQSSHSSQYSQERNEVYGENNDGQIDNQILQENVGNFSATHCINNQGEVNSSFNNILISDNWKSSASMEMNRIEDIPGVSSMGSKSVIYPDY; this is encoded by the coding sequence ATGCTGGACATCGAAGGAGAGGGATTCGTGGTGAAGGTCCGTGGCTTGCCTTGGTCATGTTCAGCCAGTGATGTCCAAGACTTCTTCTcagaatgtaaaattcaaaatggggTATCAGGCATTCATTTCATCTATACCAGAGAGGGGAGACCAAGTGGAGAAGCATTTGTTGAACTTGAATCTGAAGATGAAGTCAAATTGGCACTGAAGAAAGATAGAGAGACTATGGCACACAGATATGTTGAAGTATTCAAATCAAATCATCTTGAAATGGATTGGGCACTGAAGCATACTGCTGCAAGTAGTCTGGACACTGTCAACAATGGCTATGTACGTCTTAGAGGACTCCCATTTAACTGCAACAAGGAAGatattgttcagtttttttcaggGCTAGAAATCATGCCAAATGGGATAATATTGCCAGTAGACTTTCAAGGGAAGAATAGTGGGGAAGCCTTCGTGCAATTTGCTTCACAGGAAATAGCTGAAAATGCTCTAAAGAAGCACAAGGAAAGAATAGGGCACAGGTACATTGAGATCTTCAAGAGCAGCGAGGCAGAAGTTCATACTTACAATCCTCCCCAAAAGCCAAGGGCTAGGCAACGTCCAGGTCCTTATGATAGGCCTCAGAATGGCAGATTCTATCAAAATCTTGATAAAGGAGCTGGGTTTGAAGGAATGAGGTATGGTAATGCCTATGAAATTGAGTATAGAGGCTATAATGACTACAGTAATGAATATTActttggaagagaccttagctACTATTTAGGAATGTCTGGTCATAGCTATGGAGACAATTGGTCTGACTTCCAGAGTTCTGCAGGTCATTTTGTGCACATGAGAGGACTGCCTTATAAAGCTACTGAAAATGATATCTATGAATTTTTCTCACCACTTAAACCTGTGGGAGCATACATTGAAATTGGACCTGATGGCAAAGTGACTGGAGAAGCAAATGTTGAATTTGCTACTCATGAGGATGCTGTGGCAGCTATGTCAAAAGACAAACAATATATGCAACACAGGTATATAGAGCTCTTCTTGAATTCTGCAGCAGAAGAGTATGATGTTTATGGTCCCCAAAGGATGGAAGGCATGAACTTTTCAAACCAGTCTAGTCATAGCAGCCAATATAGTCAGGAGAGGAATGAGGTTTATGGAGAAAATAATGATGGTCAGATAGACAACCAAATTTTACAGGAAAATGTCGGCAATTTTTCAGCCACACATTGCATAAATAATCAGGGAGAGGTGAACAGCAGTTTCAACAATATACTTATTTCCGACAACTGGAAGAGCTCTGCATCCATGGAAATGAATAGAATAGAAGATATACCAGGCGTGTCCAGTATGGGAAGTAAATCAGTAATCTATCCTGACTACTGA